The following proteins are encoded in a genomic region of Streptomyces sp. NBC_01723:
- a CDS encoding carbohydrate ABC transporter permease: MKLGKRWLPAHVLVWTYAVLLVVPLYYFLASAFKSNEEIFAHPFAPPTSLGLDNFRTAFDSADLGLAVVNSALVTVFSLALTLLLAIPAAFALARSTGRLAGLVEKVFSLGFLIPTFAALFPTFLLAAATGLFHTRIFMVLFLPATALPLSVVILVQFMRTIPPEMEEAARLDGASTFAVLRHVYTPMCLPGIATVLLLNFLTFWNEYLYSLVIIGPDPAQRTVQVALPTLKSITGTDYGVLTAGTVLTLVPVWIVYTVLQKRMQQALVSGAVKS; encoded by the coding sequence ATGAAGCTCGGCAAGCGCTGGCTCCCGGCCCACGTCCTGGTGTGGACGTACGCGGTGCTGCTCGTCGTCCCGCTGTACTACTTCCTCGCCTCGGCGTTCAAGTCGAACGAGGAGATCTTCGCCCACCCCTTCGCCCCGCCCACCTCGCTGGGCCTGGACAACTTCCGGACCGCGTTCGACAGCGCCGACCTGGGGCTCGCGGTGGTCAACTCCGCGCTGGTGACGGTGTTCTCGCTGGCGCTGACGCTGCTGCTGGCGATCCCGGCCGCGTTCGCCCTGGCCCGTTCGACCGGGCGGCTGGCGGGGCTGGTGGAGAAGGTCTTCTCCCTGGGCTTCCTGATCCCCACCTTCGCCGCGCTCTTCCCCACCTTCCTGCTGGCGGCGGCCACCGGGCTGTTCCACACCCGGATCTTCATGGTGCTCTTCCTGCCGGCGACGGCGCTGCCGCTGTCGGTGGTGATCCTGGTGCAGTTCATGCGCACCATCCCGCCGGAGATGGAGGAGGCCGCCCGGCTGGACGGGGCGTCGACCTTCGCGGTGCTGCGCCACGTCTACACGCCGATGTGCCTGCCGGGCATCGCCACGGTGCTGCTGCTGAACTTCCTGACCTTCTGGAACGAGTACCTGTACTCGCTGGTCATCATCGGTCCGGACCCGGCGCAGCGCACGGTCCAGGTGGCGCTGCCCACGCTCAAGTCGATCACCGGCACGGACTACGGCGTCCTGACGGCGGGCACGGTGCTGACCCTGGTGCCGGTGTGGATCGTCTACACGGTGCTCCAGAAGCGCATGCAGCAGGCCCTGGTCAGCGGGGCGGTGAAGTCGTGA
- a CDS encoding carbohydrate ABC transporter permease — MTTLTTTPDGSAARRSAPPPSPASAPRGRRRQGGTVLAVPALAWYLVFMVGPLLAIFVIAALHWPGMLQPVSFAGLDNVRVVLDDPVFWDAVRNTVVQLAVALPVMIVCAYMLGYYVAQRPPGHRVLRYLLFIPGLISTPAKAMVFYAALSPDGLLNGALTGIGLGSLTDAWLASPSTALACLIALDVWSGIGFTAVLFAARLGSVPDELGEAAQLDGAGHWRTMWSVHFPVIRDYVGVVTMLQFLWTLFGSAQHVLLLTQGGPGTSSTTLSFLVYQKAFIAADLGYSQTVGVLLFLAGLVGLLTIRRVFRQNY; from the coding sequence ATGACGACGCTCACGACGACGCCGGACGGCAGCGCGGCCCGTCGGTCCGCACCCCCGCCCTCGCCCGCCTCCGCACCGCGCGGGCGCCGGCGGCAGGGCGGCACCGTCCTCGCGGTCCCCGCACTCGCGTGGTACCTCGTGTTCATGGTCGGGCCGCTGCTCGCGATCTTCGTGATCGCGGCCCTGCACTGGCCGGGCATGCTCCAGCCGGTGTCCTTCGCGGGCCTCGACAACGTCCGGGTGGTCCTGGACGACCCGGTGTTCTGGGACGCGGTCCGCAACACGGTCGTACAACTGGCCGTCGCCCTGCCCGTGATGATCGTGTGCGCGTACATGCTGGGGTACTACGTCGCCCAACGGCCGCCCGGGCACCGCGTCCTGCGGTACCTGCTCTTCATCCCGGGGCTGATCTCGACGCCCGCGAAGGCGATGGTCTTCTACGCCGCCCTGTCCCCGGACGGCCTGCTCAACGGGGCGTTGACGGGCATCGGCCTGGGTTCGCTCACCGACGCGTGGCTGGCCTCGCCCTCGACGGCGCTGGCGTGTCTGATCGCCCTGGACGTCTGGAGCGGCATCGGCTTCACCGCCGTCCTGTTCGCGGCCCGGCTGGGCAGTGTGCCGGACGAGCTGGGCGAGGCCGCACAGCTGGACGGGGCGGGCCACTGGCGGACGATGTGGTCGGTGCACTTCCCGGTGATCCGCGACTACGTGGGCGTGGTGACGATGCTCCAGTTCCTGTGGACGCTGTTCGGCTCGGCGCAGCACGTGCTGCTGCTGACACAGGGCGGTCCGGGGACGTCGTCCACCACCCTGTCGTTCCTCGTCTACCAGAAGGCGTTCATCGCCGCGGACCTCGGCTACAGCCAGACGGTGGGCGTCCTGCTCTTCCTCGCCGGCCTCGTCGGGCTGCTGACGATCCGCCGTGTCTTCCGCCAGAACTACTGA
- a CDS encoding ABC transporter substrate-binding protein — protein sequence MRSSLTRRDLFAAGSGLAAAVALPALSGCSSLASADSDPDTLVVHTQLGTTAPGSPTYLAAVDRFREENPGLKVKNLVNGDDLGQVYETSRLARKEADVVMVNLYDKTLAWTDVGATVDVRPYLDDWGLRDRVLPAALADWTDDEGRVRAFPYFATNWPVAYNRALLDRAGVDEIPTTGDALIAAARKLRAKGIAPVTVGGNDWTGQKLMAQIIQTFLSQEEARHVYSTGDFGGRGARRGIEYFTHLRDAGVFADKAQGLTSDSMNTQFNTEEAAVQSAMSSALAKVPEKVARHTEVGGWPLADGAAHEGPTVIRAYTLIGFWISPNGVRKIEQVEKFLRFMYRPDTVARFVTESGRDMALRTDAVSNDFPLVGAAQRLGSEVSQVLLPDVYVPPAAAQQLITATSTSFTRGTGAARVRAALESAYRSA from the coding sequence GTGCGCTCTTCGCTGACTCGGCGCGACCTGTTCGCCGCCGGTTCCGGCCTGGCTGCGGCCGTTGCCCTGCCCGCTCTGTCCGGCTGTTCGTCGTTGGCGTCGGCGGACTCCGATCCGGACACCCTCGTCGTCCACACCCAGCTCGGCACGACCGCGCCGGGCTCCCCCACCTACCTCGCGGCCGTCGACCGCTTCCGCGAGGAGAACCCGGGGCTGAAGGTCAAGAACCTCGTCAACGGCGACGACCTCGGCCAGGTGTACGAGACCTCCCGGCTGGCCCGCAAGGAGGCCGACGTCGTGATGGTCAACCTCTACGACAAGACGCTGGCCTGGACGGACGTCGGCGCGACCGTCGACGTCCGCCCCTACCTCGACGACTGGGGGCTGCGCGACCGGGTGCTGCCCGCCGCCCTGGCCGACTGGACCGACGACGAGGGCCGGGTCAGGGCGTTCCCCTACTTCGCCACGAACTGGCCCGTCGCCTACAACCGCGCCCTGCTCGACCGGGCCGGCGTCGACGAGATCCCCACCACGGGGGACGCGTTGATCGCCGCGGCACGCAAGCTCCGCGCCAAGGGCATCGCCCCCGTGACCGTCGGCGGCAACGACTGGACCGGGCAGAAACTGATGGCGCAGATCATCCAGACGTTCCTGTCGCAGGAGGAGGCCCGGCACGTCTACTCCACCGGCGACTTCGGCGGCCGCGGCGCCCGCCGGGGCATCGAGTACTTCACGCACCTGCGCGACGCAGGAGTCTTCGCGGACAAGGCGCAGGGGCTCACGTCCGACTCGATGAACACGCAGTTCAACACCGAGGAGGCGGCGGTCCAGTCGGCGATGTCCTCGGCGCTCGCCAAGGTGCCGGAGAAGGTGGCCCGGCACACCGAGGTGGGCGGCTGGCCCCTGGCCGACGGCGCGGCGCACGAGGGCCCGACCGTCATCCGCGCCTACACCCTCATCGGTTTCTGGATCAGCCCCAACGGCGTGCGCAAGATCGAGCAGGTCGAGAAGTTCCTGCGGTTCATGTACCGGCCCGACACGGTGGCCCGGTTCGTGACGGAGAGCGGCCGGGACATGGCCCTTCGCACGGACGCCGTGAGTAACGACTTCCCCCTCGTGGGTGCGGCCCAGCGGCTCGGTTCCGAGGTGAGCCAGGTCCTCCTCCCCGACGTGTACGTGCCGCCCGCCGCAGCGCAGCAGCTGATCACCGCGACCAGCACGTCCTTCACCCGGGGCACCGGCGCGGCCCGCGTGCGCGCCGCCCTCGAGTCCGCGTACCGGTCCGCATGA
- a CDS encoding NAD-dependent protein deacetylase: MRMRPTLSWTPGADLPPGTTDLEPVADALGAGGVVVLSGAGISTESGIPDYRGEGGSLSRHTPMTYQDFTGSAAARRRYWARSHLGWRTFGRARPNAGHRSVAAFGDRGLLAGVITQNVDGLHQAAGSEDVVELHGSLDRVVCLTCGAFSPRRELARRLEAANPGFEPVAAGINPDGDADLTDDQVGDFRVVPCALCGGVLKPDVVFFGEAVPPARVEHCRELVRGATTLLVLGSSLTVMSGLRFVRQAARAGTPVLIVNRDPTRGDREAVVRVALPLGAALTTVAGRLGIAADDTATA, from the coding sequence ATGCGTATGCGGCCCACTCTGAGCTGGACCCCGGGAGCGGACCTGCCGCCGGGCACGACGGACCTGGAGCCCGTCGCCGACGCGCTGGGCGCCGGTGGGGTGGTGGTGCTCAGCGGGGCCGGGATCTCGACGGAGTCGGGGATTCCCGACTACCGGGGCGAGGGCGGCAGCCTGAGCCGGCACACGCCGATGACGTACCAGGACTTCACCGGCAGCGCGGCGGCCCGGCGTCGCTACTGGGCCCGCAGTCACCTCGGCTGGCGCACCTTCGGCCGGGCGCGGCCCAACGCCGGGCACCGGTCCGTGGCCGCGTTCGGGGACCGGGGCCTGCTCGCCGGCGTGATCACCCAGAACGTCGACGGTCTGCACCAGGCCGCCGGCAGCGAGGACGTCGTCGAACTGCACGGCAGCCTGGACCGCGTCGTCTGCCTGACCTGCGGCGCGTTCAGCCCGCGGCGCGAACTCGCCCGGCGGCTGGAGGCGGCCAACCCGGGCTTCGAGCCGGTGGCCGCCGGGATCAATCCGGACGGCGACGCCGATCTCACCGACGACCAGGTCGGGGACTTCCGCGTGGTGCCCTGCGCACTGTGCGGCGGCGTCCTCAAACCGGACGTGGTGTTCTTCGGCGAGGCCGTCCCGCCCGCACGCGTGGAGCACTGCCGCGAACTGGTCCGGGGTGCCACCACTCTGCTGGTCCTGGGCTCCTCGCTGACGGTGATGTCGGGGCTGCGGTTCGTCCGCCAGGCGGCCCGCGCCGGCACGCCGGTGCTGATCGTCAACCGGGACCCGACCCGCGGTGACCGGGAGGCCGTCGTACGGGTCGCGCTCCCGCTGGGCGCGGCCCTCACCACCGTGGCCGGCCGGCTCGGGATCGCCGCCGACGACACCGCGACGGCCTGA
- a CDS encoding PP2C family protein-serine/threonine phosphatase, protein MFRKRPAPDGEELLARLASLTTQARELAELRRSQMELAIALQRDMLPADLPTVPGFHLAACYAPAYAGLNVGGDWYDAFELPDGRVGLSVGDVQGHAIDAAAFMGQVRVGLRALASVTSQPGDLLAWTNDLVLSLNKDLFATCTFIRFDPATGVLESARAGHIPCVRAAADGRAEVCHDEGGPPLGVLEGAEYPVTRYRLAAGGVLVLVTDGVVEGPSLSIDDGLDRVARLAGLAAVAGMDAQSLAAAVLKNAELIGHEDDAAVLVVGHGGPAVTP, encoded by the coding sequence ATGTTCCGCAAGCGTCCCGCACCTGACGGTGAAGAGCTGCTGGCCCGGCTGGCGTCGCTGACCACTCAGGCCCGGGAGCTGGCCGAACTGCGCAGGTCCCAGATGGAGCTCGCGATCGCCCTGCAACGCGACATGCTGCCCGCCGACCTTCCCACGGTCCCCGGCTTCCACCTGGCCGCCTGCTACGCGCCCGCGTACGCCGGACTCAACGTGGGCGGCGACTGGTACGACGCCTTCGAGCTGCCCGACGGCCGCGTCGGGCTCTCCGTCGGTGACGTGCAGGGCCACGCCATCGACGCGGCGGCGTTCATGGGCCAGGTCCGCGTCGGCCTGCGGGCGCTCGCCTCCGTGACGAGTCAGCCGGGGGACCTGCTCGCCTGGACCAACGACCTCGTCCTGTCCCTGAACAAGGACCTCTTCGCCACCTGCACCTTCATCCGCTTCGACCCGGCCACGGGCGTCCTGGAGAGCGCGCGGGCCGGCCACATCCCCTGTGTCCGGGCCGCCGCGGACGGCAGGGCCGAGGTCTGCCACGACGAGGGCGGGCCGCCGCTGGGCGTCCTGGAGGGGGCCGAGTATCCGGTGACCCGGTACCGGCTCGCCGCGGGCGGCGTGCTCGTCCTGGTCACGGACGGCGTCGTGGAGGGGCCGTCCCTCAGCATCGACGACGGGCTCGACAGGGTGGCGCGGCTGGCGGGCCTCGCGGCCGTCGCCGGCATGGATGCGCAGTCCCTCGCGGCCGCCGTGCTCAAGAACGCCGAGCTGATCGGACACGAGGACGACGCCGCCGTACTCGTCGTCGGCCATGGCGGACCCGCCGTTACGCCGTAG
- a CDS encoding MASE1 domain-containing protein, protein MVDIRAWPRPVVLLCETLLVAGFYYAAGRLGLSQQLTADGAIVTPIWPPTGLAVACLLLFGPRCVPGIALGALLVIVSLGRPGLSAVGIVAGNTAAPVCSYLMLRAVGFRVSLSRLRDGLSLVFLGALTAMLISSAVGVGMLVLSDKLPSSDLWLVWLAWWVGDATGVVLVTPLLLLLHRARLPPPSARWTEAVGLAVVVGVLVPLIMYSTVSLLFLVYPLLILSVLRFQLAGAIPCALFASVTATVVAREEVGAFGALSDIETLMRLQAFNGTLGLTALLLSAVISEQLNTRRSVERACKELVEALQHLNAGGSQNPGAPGGDVR, encoded by the coding sequence GTGGTGGATATCCGTGCATGGCCGCGACCGGTCGTCCTCCTCTGCGAGACGCTGCTCGTCGCCGGTTTCTACTACGCGGCGGGGCGACTGGGCCTGTCGCAGCAGCTGACCGCCGACGGGGCGATCGTCACGCCCATCTGGCCGCCCACCGGCCTCGCGGTGGCCTGTCTGCTGCTCTTCGGACCACGGTGCGTGCCCGGCATCGCGCTCGGCGCGCTGCTCGTCATCGTCTCCCTCGGCAGGCCCGGACTCTCGGCCGTCGGGATCGTGGCCGGCAACACCGCGGCCCCCGTCTGCTCCTACCTGATGCTGCGGGCGGTCGGTTTCCGCGTGAGCCTGAGCCGCCTGCGCGACGGGCTGTCGCTGGTCTTCCTGGGTGCGCTGACGGCCATGCTGATCAGTTCGGCGGTGGGCGTCGGGATGCTCGTCCTGTCGGACAAGCTGCCGTCGAGCGACCTCTGGCTCGTCTGGCTCGCGTGGTGGGTCGGCGACGCGACGGGCGTCGTGCTCGTCACGCCGCTGCTGCTGCTCCTGCACCGCGCGCGGCTGCCGCCGCCGTCCGCCCGGTGGACCGAGGCCGTGGGGCTCGCCGTCGTCGTCGGCGTACTGGTCCCGCTGATCATGTACAGCACGGTCAGCCTGCTCTTCCTGGTCTACCCCCTGCTGATCCTTTCCGTGCTGCGCTTCCAGCTGGCGGGCGCCATACCGTGCGCCCTTTTCGCCTCGGTGACGGCCACCGTCGTGGCCCGGGAGGAGGTCGGCGCCTTCGGCGCGCTCAGTGACATCGAGACGTTGATGAGACTCCAGGCGTTCAACGGCACGCTGGGGCTCACCGCGCTCCTGCTGTCCGCGGTGATCAGCGAGCAGCTCAACACCCGGCGGTCGGTGGAACGGGCCTGCAAGGAGCTGGTCGAGGCCTTGCAGCACCTGAACGCCGGGGGCTCCCAGAACCCGGGGGCACCCGGCGGGGACGTCCGCTGA
- a CDS encoding MFS transporter, with translation MLLGSVLNPVNSTIIAVALVPIGSALGAPASQTAWLVSALYLATSLGQPVVGRLIDLFGPRRLFLLSTGLVGAAGVVGALAPNLGVLIAARVLLGFGTCAGYPAAMALLRGEAERTGRDSPGGVLTALAVANQTIAVVGPLLGGLLIAAGGWRTTFALNVPLAVAAVVLGMLRLPKPADGAGRPRHGRTAAQLDLPGMALFAATLVSLLLFLMNLHLRDWYLMAITVAAGAAFAARELRAATPFIDLRVLGGNTPLLATYGRALVAYVVAYAFRYGFTQWTEEGFGLSPFRAGLAQIPMFLLAIGVSVVSGRSRSVRGKLLLGAAGQIVACVLILTLTAESPLWMLLLVALVFGVPQGLNNLALQNSVYFQADPERTASSAGLLRTFAYVGSMIASAASAAAFGQHADTGGMHTLAWVMLGAGVVFLLLTVFDRTLGRGTAPDTRTA, from the coding sequence ATGCTGCTCGGTTCGGTCCTCAACCCGGTCAACTCGACGATCATCGCCGTCGCCCTCGTCCCCATCGGCAGCGCCCTGGGAGCGCCGGCCTCGCAGACCGCCTGGCTGGTCTCCGCGCTCTACCTGGCCACCTCGCTCGGACAGCCGGTCGTGGGCCGGCTCATCGACCTCTTCGGCCCGCGCAGGCTCTTCCTCCTCAGTACCGGCCTGGTCGGCGCGGCCGGAGTCGTCGGCGCCCTGGCACCGAACCTCGGCGTACTGATCGCCGCGCGGGTCCTGCTCGGCTTCGGCACCTGCGCCGGCTACCCCGCGGCGATGGCGCTGCTGCGTGGCGAGGCCGAGCGCACCGGGCGGGACAGTCCCGGCGGGGTACTGACCGCGCTGGCGGTCGCCAACCAGACCATCGCCGTCGTCGGCCCGCTGCTGGGCGGTCTGCTGATCGCCGCCGGGGGCTGGCGCACCACGTTCGCGCTGAACGTGCCCCTGGCCGTCGCCGCGGTGGTACTGGGGATGCTGCGCCTGCCCAAGCCGGCCGACGGGGCCGGGCGCCCGCGGCACGGACGGACGGCCGCGCAGCTCGACCTGCCCGGCATGGCGCTGTTCGCCGCGACGCTCGTCTCGCTGCTGCTCTTCCTGATGAACCTGCACCTGCGCGACTGGTACCTGATGGCGATCACCGTCGCCGCGGGCGCGGCCTTCGCGGCCCGGGAGCTGCGGGCCGCCACCCCCTTCATCGACCTGCGGGTCCTGGGCGGCAACACCCCGCTGCTCGCCACGTACGGGCGCGCGCTCGTGGCCTACGTCGTCGCGTACGCCTTCCGCTACGGCTTCACCCAGTGGACGGAGGAGGGCTTCGGGCTGTCGCCCTTCCGTGCCGGGCTGGCGCAGATCCCGATGTTCCTGCTGGCGATCGGCGTCTCGGTCGTCTCCGGGCGCAGCCGGAGTGTGCGCGGGAAGCTGCTGCTCGGCGCGGCGGGGCAGATCGTCGCCTGCGTGCTGATCCTCACGCTCACGGCTGAGAGCCCGCTGTGGATGCTGCTCCTGGTCGCCCTGGTCTTCGGCGTCCCGCAGGGGCTCAACAACCTGGCCTTGCAGAACTCGGTCTACTTCCAGGCCGATCCCGAGCGCACGGCGTCCTCCGCCGGTCTGCTGCGGACCTTCGCCTACGTAGGCTCCATGATCGCCTCTGCCGCGAGCGCGGCGGCCTTCGGGCAGCACGCGGACACCGGCGGCATGCACACGCTGGCCTGGGTCATGCTCGGCGCCGGGGTGGTGTTCCTCCTGCTGACCGTCTTCGACCGCACCCTGGGCCGCGGGACGGCACCGGACACACGGACGGCGTGA
- a CDS encoding MarR family winged helix-turn-helix transcriptional regulator, with the protein MSENQYLSPSAVEASREVRAVIRRLRRRILKASEAEDITVGQATLLARLSDRGGVTASELAAGEGVRHQSMTATIAPLAALGLVERRPDPDDGRRLLITLTAEGRRRVEEDRQARKEWLAGQLQDKCTEEERRAVIAAMAVLERLTRD; encoded by the coding sequence ATGAGCGAGAACCAGTACCTGTCGCCGTCGGCGGTCGAGGCGTCCCGCGAGGTCCGCGCGGTCATCAGGCGTCTGCGGCGCCGCATCCTGAAGGCGTCCGAGGCGGAGGACATCACCGTGGGACAGGCGACCCTCCTCGCCCGCCTGTCCGACCGCGGCGGGGTCACGGCCAGCGAACTCGCCGCCGGCGAAGGGGTGCGGCACCAGTCGATGACGGCGACCATCGCTCCGCTGGCCGCCCTGGGACTGGTGGAGCGGCGGCCCGACCCGGACGACGGGCGGCGCCTGCTGATCACGCTGACCGCCGAGGGCCGTCGGCGGGTCGAAGAGGACCGGCAGGCACGCAAGGAGTGGCTCGCCGGCCAGTTGCAGGACAAGTGCACGGAGGAAGAGCGCCGGGCGGTGATCGCGGCCATGGCCGTCCTGGAGCGACTCACCCGTGACTGA
- a CDS encoding ABC transporter substrate-binding protein has translation MNTPFEAARAGGSSVRIGALVPLTRPGWVEAGRHLLAGLELAVDEVNDSGGVAGGPLELVVRDTAADPAKAAAAVEELAGLGVAALAGEYHSVVARAAASRADALGVPYLCSSAVLDTLTERPTDRVARLAPAQSHGWRIYGDFLLGAGHRRVAVATQPSVYWSSGTRLLREHLAPRGATVTEFDMSALSPAALCDALADHGATALLLLLGHPDPAVPVVRAVRRDPRLAGLTLGAPAGQPEFAEWAGALGADGSGVPFLRYLPERLGPLGARVEAALRARLDEAPSFVAFEGYDTVAVLADVLRGGGAEPAGTAGSWSRVDVEGTRGRIRFTRTPGIGVVQWAWPPVQVVDRDPARPDHFRVLRTG, from the coding sequence GTGAACACCCCCTTCGAAGCAGCGCGGGCCGGCGGGTCGTCCGTCCGGATCGGCGCCCTCGTTCCACTGACCCGGCCGGGCTGGGTCGAGGCGGGCCGCCATCTGCTCGCCGGCCTCGAACTGGCCGTGGACGAGGTCAACGACAGTGGCGGGGTGGCCGGTGGGCCGCTCGAGCTGGTGGTCCGGGACACCGCGGCCGATCCGGCGAAGGCCGCGGCGGCCGTGGAGGAGCTGGCCGGCCTGGGCGTGGCCGCCCTGGCCGGTGAGTACCACAGCGTCGTCGCCCGTGCCGCGGCTTCGAGAGCCGACGCGCTCGGCGTGCCGTACCTCTGCTCGTCGGCGGTACTGGACACGCTCACCGAACGGCCCACGGACCGGGTGGCGCGGCTCGCCCCGGCGCAGTCCCACGGGTGGCGCATCTACGGGGACTTCCTGCTCGGCGCGGGCCACCGCCGTGTCGCCGTGGCGACCCAGCCGAGTGTGTACTGGTCGTCCGGGACTCGCCTCCTGCGGGAGCACCTGGCTCCCCGCGGCGCCACCGTCACCGAGTTCGACATGAGCGCGCTCTCCCCCGCGGCCCTGTGCGACGCGCTCGCCGACCACGGCGCGACGGCCCTTCTCCTTCTGCTCGGCCACCCGGATCCGGCGGTCCCCGTGGTCAGGGCCGTGCGCCGCGACCCGCGACTGGCCGGGCTGACGCTCGGTGCCCCGGCCGGGCAGCCGGAGTTCGCCGAATGGGCCGGGGCGCTGGGCGCCGACGGTTCCGGGGTCCCGTTCCTGCGCTACCTGCCCGAGCGGCTCGGCCCGCTCGGCGCGCGGGTCGAGGCGGCCCTTCGCGCACGGCTGGACGAGGCGCCTTCCTTCGTCGCCTTCGAGGGCTACGACACGGTCGCCGTCCTCGCCGACGTGCTGCGCGGGGGCGGTGCGGAACCGGCGGGCACCGCCGGGTCCTGGTCCCGGGTCGACGTCGAAGGCACCCGGGGGCGGATCCGGTTCACCCGCACGCCCGGCATCGGCGTCGTGCAGTGGGCCTGGCCGCCGGTCCAGGTCGTGGACCGGGATCCGGCGCGCCCCGACCACTTCCGCGTCCTGCGCACCGGCTGA